From the Gasterosteus aculeatus chromosome 13, fGasAcu3.hap1.1, whole genome shotgun sequence genome, one window contains:
- the LOC120831196 gene encoding uncharacterized protein LOC120831196 isoform X1, whose amino-acid sequence MRVLMKSGWFIGGARESTVTSCGITRFPNSSREDSRVEKTTRDKQHGLTHPRVHLSRAKMKPGSLSELCLLLLLCHTHLSLAKRGGGGFGKGIGSKKSSWSSRGSTSGNAGNRNNAGSSSQGGYPKQPAQPNQGGYPPQSGRPGYPGGYPQQPGGGYPNQYPARGSPYGGGGYGGHGGYGAHGGYGGYGGGYINQNPNNRVLSPQYGGSFGYGGHAGRGGSPFSHSVQSMGMRPSERSRGFGRSAVMAAGGGALVGMALGYGLGRFPRPPFSFHNPQEEHYYNHYMYRRYGAKSTDANDYSRDYRYSQVPQTYDSYMDSCMKRADLLPAGNPKPVDTNNNPAATTTTANASVVASPPNNSLTPGPVTPRPPNWPPDSQVAAVADDEDDDDETVSIEEIGYPALIEQVKARRCLELYMVYAERYLVRPTDGAQRPEAGRLGFVAVVTSATLMLLNSNMLMLLR is encoded by the exons ATGCGTGTTTTGATGAAAAGCGGATGGTTCATTGGCGGAGCTCGTGAATCCACCGTGACGTCATGTGGAATAACCCGCTTCCCAAACTCGAGCCGTGAGGACTCCCGAGTGGAGAAGACGACCCGGGACAAACAACACGGACTAACGCATCCACGCGTCCACCTCTCAAG AGCCAAGATGAAGCCGGGGTCATTGTCCGAGCTGTGTCTGTTGCTCCTTTTGTGTCACACTCATCTTTCACTGGCCAaaagaggaggcggcggctTCGGGAAGGGCATCGGCTCCAAGAAGTCCTCCTGGTCCAGCCGAGGCAGCACCAGCGGTAATGCGGGCAACCGAAATAATGCAGGCTCCAGCTCTCAGGGTGGGTACCCCAAGCAGCCCGCACAGCCCAATCAGGGAGGCTACCCGCCGCAGTCAGGCAGACCCGGGTATCCAGGTGGGTACCCCCAGCAGCCGGGGGGAGGCTACCCTAATCAGTATCCAGCAAGGGGCTCCCCATACGGAGGAGGGGGTTATGGCGGCCATGGCGGGTACGGTGCTCACGGTGGCTATGGGGGTTATGGAGGTGGCTACATCAACCAAAACCCAAACAACAGAGTCCTGAGCCCTCAGTACGGGGGCAGCTTCGGATACGGGGGCCACGCCGGTCGCGGCGGCTCTCCCTTTTCCCACTCAGTCCAGTCGATGGGCATGCGTCCCTCCGAGCGATCCAGAGGGTTTGGACGCAGCGCGGTGATGGCAGCTGGCGGAGGGGCCTTGGTAGGGATGGCCCTGGGCTACGGGCTCGGGAggttcccccgtcctcccttcaGCTTCCACAACCCCCAGGAGGAGCATTACTACAACCACTACATGTACAGGAGATACGGGGCCAAGTCCACCGACGCCAACGACTACAGCCGAGACTACAGGTACAGCCAAGTCCCTCAGACCTACGACAGCTACATGGACTCCTGCATGAAGAGGGCCGACCTTCTGCCAGCGGGGAATCCCAAGCCAGTCGACACCAACAACAACCCGGCCGCCACTACCACAACTGCAAATGCCAGCGTCGTCGCCTCACCTCCGAACAACTCCTTGACCCCCGGACCCGTGACCCCGCGCCCTCCAAATTGGCCTCCGGACTCGCAGGTTGCCGCCGTTGCCGACGACGAGGACGATGACGATGAGACGGTCAGCATCGAGGAGATCGGCTACCCGGCGCTGATTGAGCAGGTGAAAGCAAGGCGGTGCCTGGAGCTGTACATGGTCTACGCTGAAAGGTACCTGGTGAGGCCCACCGACGGGGCGCAGCGACCGGAGGCGGGCCGGCTGGGGTTTGTAGCCGTGGTCACCAGTGCCACTCTGATGCTACTGAACAGCAACATGCTAATGCTGCTCCGCTGA
- the LOC120831196 gene encoding uncharacterized protein LOC120831196 isoform X2 has protein sequence METAAKMKPGSLSELCLLLLLCHTHLSLAKRGGGGFGKGIGSKKSSWSSRGSTSGNAGNRNNAGSSSQGGYPKQPAQPNQGGYPPQSGRPGYPGGYPQQPGGGYPNQYPARGSPYGGGGYGGHGGYGAHGGYGGYGGGYINQNPNNRVLSPQYGGSFGYGGHAGRGGSPFSHSVQSMGMRPSERSRGFGRSAVMAAGGGALVGMALGYGLGRFPRPPFSFHNPQEEHYYNHYMYRRYGAKSTDANDYSRDYRYSQVPQTYDSYMDSCMKRADLLPAGNPKPVDTNNNPAATTTTANASVVASPPNNSLTPGPVTPRPPNWPPDSQVAAVADDEDDDDETVSIEEIGYPALIEQVKARRCLELYMVYAERYLVRPTDGAQRPEAGRLGFVAVVTSATLMLLNSNMLMLLR, from the exons ATGGAAACAGC AGCCAAGATGAAGCCGGGGTCATTGTCCGAGCTGTGTCTGTTGCTCCTTTTGTGTCACACTCATCTTTCACTGGCCAaaagaggaggcggcggctTCGGGAAGGGCATCGGCTCCAAGAAGTCCTCCTGGTCCAGCCGAGGCAGCACCAGCGGTAATGCGGGCAACCGAAATAATGCAGGCTCCAGCTCTCAGGGTGGGTACCCCAAGCAGCCCGCACAGCCCAATCAGGGAGGCTACCCGCCGCAGTCAGGCAGACCCGGGTATCCAGGTGGGTACCCCCAGCAGCCGGGGGGAGGCTACCCTAATCAGTATCCAGCAAGGGGCTCCCCATACGGAGGAGGGGGTTATGGCGGCCATGGCGGGTACGGTGCTCACGGTGGCTATGGGGGTTATGGAGGTGGCTACATCAACCAAAACCCAAACAACAGAGTCCTGAGCCCTCAGTACGGGGGCAGCTTCGGATACGGGGGCCACGCCGGTCGCGGCGGCTCTCCCTTTTCCCACTCAGTCCAGTCGATGGGCATGCGTCCCTCCGAGCGATCCAGAGGGTTTGGACGCAGCGCGGTGATGGCAGCTGGCGGAGGGGCCTTGGTAGGGATGGCCCTGGGCTACGGGCTCGGGAggttcccccgtcctcccttcaGCTTCCACAACCCCCAGGAGGAGCATTACTACAACCACTACATGTACAGGAGATACGGGGCCAAGTCCACCGACGCCAACGACTACAGCCGAGACTACAGGTACAGCCAAGTCCCTCAGACCTACGACAGCTACATGGACTCCTGCATGAAGAGGGCCGACCTTCTGCCAGCGGGGAATCCCAAGCCAGTCGACACCAACAACAACCCGGCCGCCACTACCACAACTGCAAATGCCAGCGTCGTCGCCTCACCTCCGAACAACTCCTTGACCCCCGGACCCGTGACCCCGCGCCCTCCAAATTGGCCTCCGGACTCGCAGGTTGCCGCCGTTGCCGACGACGAGGACGATGACGATGAGACGGTCAGCATCGAGGAGATCGGCTACCCGGCGCTGATTGAGCAGGTGAAAGCAAGGCGGTGCCTGGAGCTGTACATGGTCTACGCTGAAAGGTACCTGGTGAGGCCCACCGACGGGGCGCAGCGACCGGAGGCGGGCCGGCTGGGGTTTGTAGCCGTGGTCACCAGTGCCACTCTGATGCTACTGAACAGCAACATGCTAATGCTGCTCCGCTGA
- the sprn2 gene encoding shadow of prion protein 2, with translation MSALQKVPLTAALCLLLLVTLLPSSEARRGRGGFGGGGGFGRGGGFGRGGGGGFGRGGGGGYGRIQSSGPSAGKVAGAAAAGAIGGAMIGSALSRPGYGGGYGGGYGGGYGGGYGGGYGGYGGGYGYPRHGGGGYGPRPGYDPEGSGDMEYYTGASSGPIYNSIVVVIGALMSLLVARWGALE, from the coding sequence ATGTCTGCCTTGCAGAAAGTCCCCCTCACAGCGGCCCTCTGCCTGCTGCTCCTCGTCACCCTGTTACCCAGCTCTGAGGCCCGCCGGGGTCGCGGAGGCttcgggggcggcggcggcttcgGCCGAGGTGGAGGTTTcggccgaggaggaggtggaggtttcggccgaggtggaggtggaggctaTGGGCGGATCCAGAGCAGTGGCCCCAGCGCGGGCAAAGTAGCCGGGGCGGCTGCAGCGGGCGCCATAGGAGGAGCGATGATCGGGTCCGCCCTGAGCCGGCCCGGGTACGGAGGAGGGTACGGAGGAGGGTACGGAGGAGGGTACGGAGGAGGGTACGGAGGAGGGTACGGAGGGTATGGTGGCGGTTACGGCTACCCACGGCACGGGGGTGGAGGCTACGGCCCCAGACCCGGCTACGACCCAGAGGGCTCCGGAGACATGGAGTACTACACTGGCGCGTCCAGCGGGCCCATCTACAACAGCATCGTCGTGGTCATCGGCGCCCTGATGTCCCTGCTCGTGGCCCGGTGGGGGGCTTTGGAGTAG
- the rassf2b gene encoding ras association domain-containing protein 2b, with translation MDDPEYGVQIGENKFIRKATVLSHLKTYNLYYDGQNLQLRHREEEGELIVEGLLNIFWGLRRPIRLQMQDDHERIRPPPSSTSWHSGCNLDSQGFPNSTESQQSPPTLEVTPPDCQPEEADEMEEQAEEDSETSAQLLRTKSDAGVLRRGQRRSPSDQRKIRRHRFSINGHFYNHKTSVFTPAFGSVTNVRINSCMRTPQVLRVLLNKFKIENSPDDFALYLVHTSGERVKLKRSDFPLVLRIMQGPCEQVCKVFLMEEDLGEEVTYDVAQYIKFEMPVLQSFITKLKEEEDREVLKLRSRYTYLRCIIEKQLGCLPEGPTCM, from the exons ATGGATGATCCAGAGTACGGGGTTCAGATCGGAGAGAACAAGTTCATCAGGAA GGCAACAGTTCTCTCACATCTGAAGACGTACAACCTCTACTACGACGGACAGAATCTACAGCTCAGACACAgagag GAAGAAGGGGAGCTGATCGTCGAGGGCTTGCTGAATATCTTTTGGGGTCTGCGGCGACCAATCAGGCTTCAGATGCAGGATGACCACGAGCGGATCCGGCCGCCACCCTCCTCCACGTCCTGGCACTCCGGTTGCAATCTGGACAGTCAAGG TTTCCCCAACAGCACAGAGAGTCAGCAGAGCCCCCCCACGCTGGAGGTGACGCCACCCGACTGCCAACCGGAGGAGGCCGATGAGATGGAGGAACAGGCAGAAG AGGACAGCGAGACCTCCGCCCAGCTGCTCAGGACGAAGAGCGACGCCGGCGTCCTGAGGCGCGGCCAGCGGCGGTCGCCGAGCGACCAGAGGAAGATCCGGCGCCATCGCTTCTCTATCAACGGCCACTTCTACAACCACAAG ACGTCCGTGTTCACGCCCGCCTTCGGCTCTGTGACCAACGTCCGCATCAACAGCTGCATGAGGACGCCGCAGGTGCTTCGGGTTCTCCTCAACAAGTTCAAAATCGAAAACAGCCCGGACGATTTTGCGCTCTACCTCGTCCACACAAGCGGAG AGCGCGTGAAGCTGAAGCGGAGTGACTTCCCTCTGGTGCTGAGAATCATGCAGGGCCCGTGTGAGCAGGTCTGCAAGGTCTTCCTCATGGAAGAAGACCTGGGAGAGGAAGTCACGTATGAT GTGGCGCAGTATATCAAGTTTGAGATGCCCGTCCTGCAGAGTTTCATCAccaagctgaaggaggaggaggacagggaggtGCTGAAACTCAGGAGCAGGTAC ACGTACCTGCGCTGTATCATCGAGAAGCAGCTCGGTTGTCTTCCGGAGGGGCCGACGTGCATGTGA